CGAGAGACCGACCCTTCCATTACAGGGCGCAATCGACACTCAGACCGTTATGTGAGTATGGAGAACCCGTTAAGGATCGATTAAGGGGAGATTGGCCTGGAGGTTTCCCACAGACTCGTGGGACGTGTGTCAGGGCGTGAGCACGCGGACTCCTGCCGGTCCTGCCACAATGACCGTCGTCGCCAGTCCTAGAAACAAGCCGTGCTCGACGATGCCGACTCGTTGGCAGAGCCGGTCGGCCAACGCGGACGCGTCCGTGATCGGCCCAAAGTTGCAATCGAGAATCATGTTTCCATGATCGGTGCGAAATGGCTCTGTCCCTTTCATGCGGACAGAGACCACCGCACCGAGCGACTCGACAAACTGCGCCTGGGTCCGCCAACCAAACGGGACAACCTCGACCGGCACCGCCCACTTCGTTCCCAAAACATCAGACATCTTGGAATCGTCAATCATGATCACTTCGCGGCGCGACGCCTGGGCCGCGATCTTCTCGCGCAGCAGCGCCCCGCCTCCCCCCTTAATCAGGTTGAGCTGCGGATCGACCTCGTCGGCGCCGTCCAGCGTGATGTCGATCACCGGATTCTCTTCGAGTGTTGACAGCGGGATCCCCAGCGAACGGGCTTCGGCTTCGATCTCCTTTGAGCAGGGGATACCAACAATCCGCGTGAGGCGACCGTCTTTCAAATATTGCGCCAGTTCACGGACAGCCAGAAGCGATGTGCTGCCATGCCCGAGTCCAACGGTCATGCCGGATTCAACCATGGCGGTCGCGTGCCGGGCTGCGAGTTGTTTGAGTTCTGTTTTGTCGTGTGACATCGCGGTCGCCAAGGAAGCAGTCTGCCTGGGTTCGTTCAAGGCACGAATCCCCGCCCGACGCTCGCGAGGCGACTTCGTGAGCAATCAGTGATGTAGCGGCCGTTCTTCGTCCCAGTCGGCGGACGAAATGGATAAGCTATGATATAACAAGCTGATACGAGGGTTTTCCGCTGATCTGACGTCATCGGCCACCGTGCGGCACAAAAATCCCTGGGACTTTGACAACTCGTTATATAGCAATATCATAGGAATCACGTACAATCGCGATTGCCTCCGGATTTCATTAGCGAAAGTGTTCCGAACCTCGTATTATCTATAGGGATAGCGTAAGTACCTCGGTAGTGGTTCCGGGATCGCCAGTATAGCTTGCGGCGACTTCCATTCCCGGTCGCACAACTTAAGACTCTGGATTCGCGCACGGTATATCCCGGCGCTTGAAAGCGACGGCCAAGAATGTTCGGATAGGAACAGTCAACGCGGACGGCTTGACCGAAGGGATCGTCAGAGCGTCGGATGATCCCGGAAGTTGGGGCAAGCCACAATCTCCGCCTCACACAGCCCCGGCAGGGGACACCGTGAAGGAGGAAGCTATGACGCAGACAACCACCGGGCCGACCGCCAGGAGGCGGCGCGCCAAGTACGTCACCCATCTGGACCGCGTGACCGAACTCTCGGAACGAGAACGGCTCGCCCTCAAGCCGGTGACCGAGCGCTTTGCTTTTCGAGCGAATGATTACTACCTCAATCTGATCAACTGGGACGACCCCAATGATCCGATACGCCGCCTTGTGATTCCCCATGCGCAGGAAGCATTTGAGTTCGGCAATTGGGATGCCTCCAATGAATCGGCGATCACCGTACAGCACGGTGTGCAGCACAAATACGGAACAACAGTTCTGCTGCTGGTCAATGAGGTATGCGACGCTTACTGCCGCTATTGTTTCCGCAAGCGGCTCTTCACCAATGACAACGACGAAACGATCAACGATGTCTCCGCCGGCATTGAATACATTCGCGAGCACGCCGAAGTCGACAATGTCCTGCTGACCGGTGGCGATCCGATGCTGTTGTCGAATCGGCGCCTCGACGGCGTGCTTTCGGCGCTGCGGGAAATCGACCATGTCCGGATCATCCGCATCGGCAGCAAGACGCCCGCCTTCAATCCGTTTCGCTTCCACGATCCCGAACTGCTCGCCATCTTCCGCAAGCATTCGCAACGCGACCGCCGCATCTATCTGATCTGCCATTTCGATCACCCGGTCGAGCTCACCGAGGAAAGCCGTGAGGCGTTGCGCCTGGTGCAGGAGGCGGGAGTCATCTGTGTCAACCAGTGCCCGATCATCCGCGGCATCTCCGACGACCCGGGCGTGCTCTCGGCGCTCTGGAACGAGTTATCGTATCTTGGGGTGACGCCTTA
This genomic stretch from Candidatus Zixiibacteriota bacterium harbors:
- the rpiA gene encoding ribose-5-phosphate isomerase RpiA; amino-acid sequence: MSHDKTELKQLAARHATAMVESGMTVGLGHGSTSLLAVRELAQYLKDGRLTRIVGIPCSKEIEAEARSLGIPLSTLEENPVIDITLDGADEVDPQLNLIKGGGGALLREKIAAQASRREVIMIDDSKMSDVLGTKWAVPVEVVPFGWRTQAQFVESLGAVVSVRMKGTEPFRTDHGNMILDCNFGPITDASALADRLCQRVGIVEHGLFLGLATTVIVAGPAGVRVLTP
- a CDS encoding KamA family radical SAM protein, giving the protein MTQTTTGPTARRRRAKYVTHLDRVTELSERERLALKPVTERFAFRANDYYLNLINWDDPNDPIRRLVIPHAQEAFEFGNWDASNESAITVQHGVQHKYGTTVLLLVNEVCDAYCRYCFRKRLFTNDNDETINDVSAGIEYIREHAEVDNVLLTGGDPMLLSNRRLDGVLSALREIDHVRIIRIGSKTPAFNPFRFHDPELLAIFRKHSQRDRRIYLICHFDHPVELTEESREALRLVQEAGVICVNQCPIIRGISDDPGVLSALWNELSYLGVTPYYIFQCRPTAGNSAFELPITEAYFNIEEAKRRCSGLAKRIKYVMSHESGKIEILAVDAEHVYLRYHRARNAEDEQRFIACERNDEAFWLDQLRPLPGYVNEYYSKADQFHAVA